From a region of the Streptacidiphilus albus JL83 genome:
- the shc gene encoding squalene--hopene cyclase: MTATADGRLEPQYDPEPAADGSDNEVEAEVLAPSEDTADLAAAVLQRAVDHLLGLQDESGWWKGDLETNVTMDAEDLLLRQFLGIRTEEQTRATGDWIRSQQQPDGTWATFYGGPPELSTTVEAYVALKLVGDDPEAPHMRRASAYIREHGGIAASRVFTRIWLALFGWWSWEKLPELPPEIIFLPRHVPLNIYSFGCWARQTIVPLTVVSAHRPVREAPFDLSELHVDPDAPYPPRSFAAPYTWDGIFERLDRVLHLYHRLPLKPGRKQALQQAARWIIDRQEADGCWGGIQPPAVYSLIALHLLGYELDHPVMKAGLDAFDRFTVHTEEGHRWIEACQSPVWDTCLAAIALSDAGLPADHPALLRAADWMLGEEIAIRGDWGVQRPGLAPGGWAFEFENDTYPDIDDTAEVVLALRRIAHPEPARLNAAVERGIEWTLGMQSKKGAWAAFDADNTSTLPNKLPFCDFGEVIDPPSADVTAHVVEMLAGSGLTADPRVRRGIDWLLREQEEDGSWFGRWGTNYIYGVGSVLPALAAAGIPSGHQSVRRAVRWLEQHQNADGGWGEDMRSYTDRSWAGRGTSTASQTAWALMALLAAGESGGAVDRGVRWLAATQLPEGTWDEPEFTGTGFPWDFSINYNLYRLVFPVTALGRYLAARSAT, encoded by the coding sequence ATGACAGCAACCGCGGACGGCAGGCTCGAACCACAGTACGATCCTGAGCCCGCCGCGGATGGCAGTGACAACGAGGTCGAAGCGGAGGTCCTCGCTCCGTCGGAGGACACCGCCGACCTCGCCGCTGCGGTACTGCAACGTGCCGTCGACCACCTGCTGGGGCTGCAGGACGAGTCGGGGTGGTGGAAGGGGGACCTGGAGACCAACGTCACCATGGACGCCGAGGACCTGCTGCTGCGTCAGTTCCTCGGTATCCGGACCGAGGAGCAGACCCGCGCCACCGGGGACTGGATCCGCTCGCAGCAGCAGCCGGACGGCACCTGGGCCACCTTCTACGGCGGCCCGCCGGAGCTGTCCACCACGGTGGAGGCGTACGTCGCGCTGAAGCTGGTGGGGGACGACCCGGAGGCCCCGCACATGCGGCGGGCCTCCGCCTACATCCGGGAGCACGGCGGCATCGCCGCCTCGCGGGTGTTCACCCGGATCTGGCTGGCGCTGTTCGGCTGGTGGTCCTGGGAGAAGCTGCCGGAGCTGCCACCGGAGATCATCTTCCTGCCCCGGCACGTGCCGCTGAACATCTACTCCTTCGGCTGCTGGGCCCGGCAGACGATCGTGCCGCTGACCGTGGTCTCGGCCCACCGGCCGGTCCGCGAGGCCCCGTTCGACCTGTCCGAGCTGCACGTCGACCCGGACGCCCCGTACCCACCCCGCTCCTTCGCCGCCCCCTACACCTGGGACGGCATCTTCGAGCGCCTGGACCGGGTACTGCACCTCTACCACCGGCTGCCGCTGAAGCCGGGCCGGAAACAGGCCCTCCAGCAGGCCGCCCGCTGGATCATCGACCGGCAGGAGGCCGACGGCTGCTGGGGCGGCATCCAGCCCCCCGCCGTCTACTCGCTCATCGCCCTGCACCTGCTTGGCTACGAGCTGGACCACCCGGTGATGAAGGCCGGCCTCGACGCCTTCGACCGCTTCACCGTCCACACCGAGGAGGGCCACCGCTGGATCGAGGCCTGCCAGTCCCCGGTCTGGGACACCTGTCTGGCCGCCATCGCCCTGAGCGACGCCGGACTCCCGGCCGACCACCCGGCGCTGCTCCGGGCCGCCGACTGGATGCTCGGCGAGGAGATCGCGATCCGCGGCGACTGGGGCGTCCAGCGCCCGGGACTCGCCCCCGGCGGCTGGGCCTTCGAGTTCGAGAACGACACCTACCCCGACATCGACGACACCGCCGAGGTGGTGCTCGCCCTGCGGCGGATCGCCCACCCCGAACCCGCACGGCTGAACGCCGCCGTCGAACGCGGCATCGAGTGGACGCTCGGCATGCAGTCCAAGAAGGGCGCCTGGGCCGCCTTCGACGCCGACAACACCAGCACCCTGCCCAATAAGCTCCCCTTCTGCGACTTCGGCGAGGTCATCGACCCGCCGTCGGCCGACGTCACCGCCCATGTGGTGGAGATGCTGGCCGGATCCGGCCTCACCGCCGACCCCAGGGTGCGGCGCGGCATCGACTGGCTGCTGCGCGAGCAGGAGGAGGACGGCTCCTGGTTCGGCCGCTGGGGCACCAACTACATCTACGGGGTGGGCTCGGTGCTGCCGGCCCTGGCCGCGGCCGGCATCCCTTCCGGCCACCAGTCGGTGCGGCGCGCCGTGCGCTGGCTGGAGCAGCACCAGAACGCCGACGGCGGCTGGGGCGAGGACATGCGCTCCTACACCGACCGGAGCTGGGCCGGGCGCGGCACCTCCACCGCCTCGCAGACCGCCTGGGCGCTGATGGCGCTGCTCGCGGCCGGCGAGTCCGGGGGGGCGGTCGACCGCGGCGTGCGCTGGCTGGCCGCCACCCAGCTCCCCGAAGGCACCTGGGACGAGCCGGAGTTCACCGGCACGGGCTTCCCCTGGGACTTCTCCATCAACTACAACCTGTACCGGCTGGTCTTCCCGGTCACCGCCCTCGGCCGCTACCTGGCCGCGCGGTCGGCGACATGA
- a CDS encoding 5'-methylthioadenosine/S-adenosylhomocysteine nucleosidase family protein — MSTPGTGPLLLACALPAERWALSRGLPRTPSAGGGADARVLCTGMGPERSGRSVSRAWAQGACAPGALLFTGFGAAAGPGISPGDVVVATEVRDAEGEPTALPPGGALIDALVRLGLTVHTGPLHTSARVVTGAQRAALHRDGVLCVDMETASALRSLPPGTPAAAVRVVVDTPERELLRPSTLVHGLRAWRVLRAAAPVLAAWKPQ, encoded by the coding sequence ATGAGCACCCCCGGGACGGGCCCGCTGCTCCTGGCCTGCGCCCTGCCGGCCGAGCGGTGGGCCCTGTCCCGGGGACTGCCCCGCACCCCGTCGGCCGGGGGAGGGGCGGACGCCCGGGTGCTGTGCACCGGCATGGGCCCGGAGCGCTCCGGACGCTCCGTCAGCAGGGCCTGGGCGCAGGGGGCGTGCGCCCCCGGCGCGCTGCTGTTCACGGGCTTCGGGGCCGCCGCCGGACCGGGAATAAGCCCCGGCGACGTCGTGGTTGCGACGGAGGTGCGCGATGCGGAGGGCGAACCAACCGCGCTGCCGCCCGGCGGCGCGCTGATCGACGCCCTCGTCCGGCTCGGCCTGACCGTGCACACCGGGCCGCTGCACACCTCCGCACGCGTCGTCACCGGCGCGCAGCGCGCCGCCCTCCACAGGGACGGCGTCCTCTGCGTCGACATGGAGACCGCCTCCGCGCTGCGGAGCCTGCCGCCAGGAACCCCGGCCGCCGCGGTCCGGGTCGTCGTCGACACACCCGAACGCGAGCTGCTCCGCCCGAGCACCCTGGTCCACGGCCTCCGGGCCTGGCGGGTGCTGCGCGCCGCCGCTCCGGTGCTCGCGGCCTGGAAGCCGCAGTAG
- the ispG gene encoding flavodoxin-dependent (E)-4-hydroxy-3-methylbut-2-enyl-diphosphate synthase has translation MTAISLGMPSAPLKPLAVRRRSRQIMVGSVPVGGDAPISVQSMTTTVTSDVNATLQQIAELTASGCQIVRVACPSQDDADALATIARKSQIPVIADIHFQPKYVFAAIDAGCAAVRVNPGNIRQFDDKVKEIAKAASAAGVPIRIGVNAGSLDARLLAKYGKATPEALVESALWECSLFEEHGFQDIKISVKHNDPVVMIAAYRLLAASCDYPLHLGVTEAGPSFQGTIKSAVAFGALLSEGIGDTIRVSLSAPPAEEVKVGNQILESLNLRRRGLEIVSCPSCGRAQVDVYKLAEEVTAGLEGMEVPLRVAVMGCVVNGPGEAREADLGVASGNGKGQIFVKGEVIKTVPESKIVETLIEEALKLAETMQATGAEPGAPTVAVG, from the coding sequence ATGACCGCGATCTCGCTGGGAATGCCGTCCGCTCCGCTCAAGCCGCTCGCCGTGCGGCGGAGGAGCCGTCAGATCATGGTCGGCAGTGTGCCGGTCGGCGGCGACGCACCGATCTCGGTGCAGTCGATGACCACGACGGTGACCTCGGACGTCAACGCGACGCTGCAGCAGATCGCGGAGCTGACCGCGTCCGGCTGCCAGATCGTGCGGGTGGCCTGCCCCTCGCAGGACGACGCGGACGCGCTGGCCACCATCGCCCGCAAGTCGCAGATCCCGGTGATCGCGGACATCCACTTCCAGCCCAAGTACGTCTTCGCGGCCATCGACGCGGGCTGCGCCGCGGTGCGGGTCAACCCCGGCAACATCCGGCAGTTCGACGACAAGGTCAAGGAGATCGCGAAGGCGGCCTCGGCGGCCGGGGTGCCGATCCGGATCGGCGTCAACGCCGGCTCGCTGGACGCCCGGCTGCTGGCCAAGTACGGCAAGGCCACCCCCGAGGCGCTGGTGGAGTCCGCGCTGTGGGAGTGCTCGCTGTTCGAGGAGCACGGCTTCCAGGACATCAAGATCTCCGTCAAGCACAACGACCCGGTCGTCATGATCGCCGCCTACCGGCTGCTGGCCGCCTCCTGCGACTACCCGCTGCACCTGGGCGTGACCGAGGCCGGCCCCTCCTTCCAGGGCACCATCAAGTCCGCCGTGGCCTTCGGCGCGCTGCTCTCCGAGGGCATCGGCGACACCATCCGGGTCTCGCTCTCGGCCCCGCCGGCCGAGGAGGTCAAGGTCGGGAACCAGATCCTGGAGTCGCTGAACCTGCGCCGGCGCGGCCTGGAGATCGTCTCCTGCCCCTCCTGCGGGCGCGCCCAGGTCGACGTCTACAAGCTGGCCGAGGAGGTCACCGCCGGCCTGGAGGGCATGGAGGTGCCGCTGCGGGTGGCGGTCATGGGCTGCGTGGTGAACGGCCCCGGCGAGGCCCGCGAGGCCGACCTGGGCGTGGCCTCGGGCAACGGCAAGGGCCAGATCTTCGTCAAGGGCGAGGTCATCAAGACCGTGCCCGAGTCGAAGATCGTTGAGACGCTGATCGAGGAGGCGTTGAAGCTGGCAGAGACGATGCAGGCGACGGGGGCCGAGCCCGGCGCCCCGACCGTCGCCGTCGGCTGA
- the dxs gene encoding 1-deoxy-D-xylulose-5-phosphate synthase, which yields MSLLESIHTPADLRELPAAELPRLAEEIRAFLIEAVTRTGGHLGPNLGVVELTIALHRVFDSPKDRILFDTGHQSYVHKLLTGRQDFSRLKAEGGLSGYPSRAESEHDVIENSHASTVLGWADGLAKANELRQLTDRHVVAVIGDGALTGGMAWEALNNIAEAKDRPVIIVVNDNERSYAPTIGGLANHLATLRTTQGYERFLSWGKEALQRTPGVGAPIYDALHGAKKGFKDAVAPQGMFEDLGMKYVGPIDGHDLAAVESALRRAAGFGGPVIVHCLTEKGRGYRPAELDEADHFHQVGAIDPVTCEPLRPAGGTSWTSVFGSELVELARLRPEVVAVTAAMLQPVGLGAFAREFPDRIYDVGIAEQHAAVSAAGLATGGMHPVVAVYATFLNRAFDQVLMDVALHHCGVTFVLDRAGVTGTDGASHNGMWDMSILQVVPGLRLAAPRDADQLRAQLREALDVDDAPTVLRFPKAEAGPPIPAVESIDGIDVLLRTAEAGTAPDLLLVAVGTMAPACLDAAALLTAHGLSATVVDPRWVKPVPVALTELAARHRLVVTVEDNGRVGGVGSAVAQALRDAEIDVPTRELGIPQEFLAHAARGEILDRIGLTGPGIAAQTAGFAKAVGLGTGTDGASAVHSGIGGGEPT from the coding sequence ATGTCCCTCCTGGAGTCCATCCACACCCCGGCAGACCTGCGCGAACTTCCCGCCGCCGAGCTCCCCCGCCTGGCCGAGGAGATCCGCGCGTTCCTGATCGAAGCCGTCACCCGAACGGGTGGACACCTCGGACCGAACCTGGGTGTGGTCGAACTGACGATCGCGCTGCACCGGGTGTTCGACTCCCCGAAGGACCGGATCCTCTTCGACACCGGCCACCAGAGCTACGTCCACAAGCTGCTCACCGGCCGCCAGGACTTCAGCCGGCTCAAGGCGGAGGGCGGGCTCTCCGGCTACCCCTCGCGCGCCGAGTCGGAGCACGACGTCATCGAGAACTCCCACGCCTCCACCGTCCTCGGCTGGGCCGACGGCCTGGCCAAGGCCAACGAGCTCCGGCAGCTGACCGACCGGCACGTGGTCGCCGTGATCGGCGACGGCGCGCTGACCGGCGGCATGGCCTGGGAGGCGCTGAACAACATCGCCGAGGCCAAGGACCGCCCGGTGATCATCGTGGTCAACGACAACGAGCGCTCCTACGCCCCCACCATCGGCGGTCTCGCCAACCACCTGGCCACCCTCCGCACCACCCAGGGCTACGAGCGCTTCCTCAGCTGGGGCAAGGAGGCCCTGCAGCGCACCCCCGGGGTTGGCGCACCGATCTACGACGCCCTCCACGGCGCCAAGAAGGGCTTCAAGGACGCCGTCGCCCCGCAGGGCATGTTCGAGGACCTCGGCATGAAGTACGTCGGACCGATCGACGGTCACGACCTCGCTGCCGTCGAGTCCGCGCTGCGCCGGGCGGCCGGCTTCGGCGGGCCGGTCATCGTCCACTGCCTCACCGAGAAGGGCCGTGGCTACCGCCCCGCCGAACTCGACGAGGCCGACCACTTCCACCAGGTCGGCGCGATCGACCCGGTCACCTGTGAGCCGCTGCGGCCCGCCGGCGGCACCTCCTGGACCTCGGTCTTCGGCAGCGAACTGGTGGAGCTCGCCCGGCTCCGCCCCGAGGTCGTCGCGGTCACCGCCGCCATGCTCCAGCCGGTCGGCCTCGGCGCCTTCGCCCGCGAGTTCCCCGACCGCATCTACGACGTCGGCATCGCCGAGCAGCACGCCGCCGTCAGCGCGGCCGGGCTGGCCACCGGCGGCATGCACCCGGTGGTCGCGGTCTACGCGACCTTCCTCAACCGGGCCTTCGACCAGGTCCTGATGGACGTCGCGCTGCACCACTGCGGCGTCACCTTCGTGCTCGACCGGGCCGGGGTCACCGGCACCGACGGCGCCAGCCACAACGGCATGTGGGACATGTCGATCCTCCAGGTCGTCCCCGGGCTGCGGCTGGCCGCCCCGCGCGACGCCGACCAGCTCCGGGCCCAGCTCCGGGAGGCGCTGGACGTCGACGACGCCCCCACCGTGCTCCGCTTCCCCAAGGCCGAGGCCGGACCGCCGATCCCGGCCGTCGAGAGCATCGACGGCATCGACGTGCTGCTCCGCACCGCCGAGGCCGGCACCGCTCCCGACCTGCTGCTGGTCGCCGTCGGCACGATGGCCCCGGCCTGCCTGGACGCCGCCGCGCTGCTCACCGCGCACGGGCTGAGCGCCACCGTGGTCGACCCGCGCTGGGTCAAGCCGGTGCCGGTCGCGCTGACCGAGCTCGCCGCCCGGCACCGGCTGGTGGTCACGGTCGAGGACAACGGCCGGGTCGGCGGCGTCGGCTCGGCCGTGGCCCAGGCGCTCCGGGACGCGGAGATCGACGTGCCGACGCGCGAGCTGGGCATTCCGCAGGAGTTCCTGGCGCACGCGGCCCGCGGTGAGATCCTGGACCGGATCGGCCTCACCGGCCCCGGGATCGCCGCCCAGACTGCCGGCTTCGCCAAGGCCGTGGGCCTGGGCACCGGGACGGACGGAGCTTCAGCCGTGCACAGCGGCATCGGAGGAGGGGAACCAACGTGA
- a CDS encoding aspartate aminotransferase family protein → MTTETGTGAGTESVPGAEFDLEALLAERGAERYRLHSEYLNHQLPRMLHTIGFDKVYEHAKGAYFYDAEGNDYLDMLAGFGIFALGRHHPVVRRAVHQVMDLELADLTRFDCQPLPGLLAEKLLSHTPHLDRVFFGNSGTEAVETALKFARYATGRGRVLYADHAFHGLTTGSLSVNGEGGFREGFGPMLPDTAVPLGDLEALARELKRGDVAALIVEPIQGKGVLAAPPGYLRAAQELLHRHKALLIADEVQTGIGRTGDFFAYQHEAGVEPDLVCAAKALSGGYVPVGATLGKEWIFEKVYSSMDRVLVHSASFGSNAQAMAAGLATLHVMEDEQVVANARRVGDLFRERLTELKPKYEMLADVRGRGLMIGIEFGRPQSLKLRTGWMALQAARKGLFAQMVVVPLMQRHRILTQVSGDHLEVIKLIPPLTIGEAEVDRFVDAFTEVMDEAHSGTGLMRDFGRTLIKQAVANR, encoded by the coding sequence GTGACCACAGAGACCGGCACCGGGGCCGGCACCGAGAGCGTCCCGGGCGCGGAGTTCGACCTGGAGGCGCTGCTCGCCGAGCGCGGCGCCGAGCGCTACCGGCTGCACAGCGAGTACCTGAACCACCAGCTGCCGAGGATGCTGCACACCATCGGCTTCGACAAGGTCTACGAGCACGCCAAGGGCGCCTACTTCTACGACGCCGAGGGCAACGACTACCTGGACATGCTGGCCGGCTTCGGCATCTTCGCCCTGGGCCGGCACCATCCGGTGGTCCGCCGGGCGGTGCACCAGGTGATGGACCTGGAGCTGGCCGACCTCACCCGCTTCGACTGCCAGCCGCTGCCCGGCCTGCTCGCCGAGAAGCTGCTCTCCCACACCCCGCACCTGGACCGGGTCTTCTTCGGCAACAGCGGCACCGAGGCGGTCGAGACCGCGCTGAAGTTCGCCCGCTACGCCACCGGCCGGGGCCGGGTCCTCTACGCCGACCACGCCTTCCACGGGCTGACCACGGGATCGCTGTCGGTCAACGGCGAGGGCGGCTTCCGTGAGGGCTTCGGACCGATGCTGCCGGACACCGCCGTGCCGCTGGGCGACCTGGAGGCACTGGCGCGCGAGCTGAAGCGAGGCGACGTCGCCGCGCTGATCGTGGAGCCGATCCAGGGCAAGGGCGTGCTCGCCGCCCCGCCCGGCTACCTGCGCGCCGCGCAGGAGCTGCTGCACCGGCACAAGGCGCTGCTGATCGCGGACGAGGTGCAGACCGGCATCGGCCGGACCGGCGACTTCTTCGCCTACCAGCACGAGGCGGGGGTGGAGCCGGACCTGGTCTGTGCGGCCAAGGCCCTGTCCGGCGGCTACGTCCCGGTCGGCGCGACCCTGGGCAAGGAGTGGATCTTCGAGAAGGTCTACTCCTCGATGGACCGGGTGCTGGTCCACTCCGCCAGCTTCGGCTCCAACGCCCAGGCGATGGCGGCCGGGCTGGCCACCCTGCACGTGATGGAGGACGAGCAGGTGGTCGCGAACGCCCGCCGGGTGGGCGACCTGTTCCGGGAGCGGCTGACCGAGCTGAAGCCCAAGTACGAGATGCTGGCCGACGTCCGCGGGCGCGGGCTGATGATCGGCATCGAGTTCGGCCGACCGCAGTCGCTCAAGCTGCGCACCGGCTGGATGGCGCTGCAGGCCGCCCGCAAGGGCCTGTTCGCGCAGATGGTGGTGGTCCCGCTGATGCAGCGGCACAGGATCCTGACCCAGGTCTCCGGGGACCACCTGGAGGTCATCAAGCTGATTCCGCCGCTGACCATCGGCGAGGCGGAGGTCGACCGTTTCGTGGACGCCTTCACCGAGGTGATGGACGAGGCGCACAGCGGCACCGGGCTGATGCGGGACTTCGGCCGCACGCTGATCAAGCAGGCGGTGGCCAACCGCTGA